A region of Arabidopsis thaliana chromosome 5, partial sequence DNA encodes the following proteins:
- a CDS encoding uncharacterized protein (unknown protein; Has 30201 Blast hits to 17322 proteins in 780 species: Archae - 12; Bacteria - 1396; Metazoa - 17338; Fungi - 3422; Plants - 5037; Viruses - 0; Other Eukaryotes - 2996 (source: NCBI BLink).), which translates to MRCRALNIRRRKRVMVNVSSRKLMTRLRRMVAPETSFSGEVDGATLYRLTADHIFLLQARIQLLRRISSVCGL; encoded by the coding sequence ATGAGGTGTAGAGCACTTAACATTCgtagaagaaagagagtaaTGGTTAATGTGAGCTCAAGGAAGCTCATGACCCGTCTACGGCGAATGGTTGCTCCGGAGACGAGTTTTTCCGGCGAGGTTGACGGTGCTACACTTTATCGACTCACGGCTGATCACATTTTCTTACTTCAAGCAAGAATCCAACTTCTTCGTCGtatttcttctgtttgtgGTCTCTAG